A window of Neorhizobium galegae bv. orientalis str. HAMBI 540 genomic DNA:
TCCTCAAGGATAACGGCATCGACAGCGTACCCAAGAAGGGCGACCCGCTGGAGAGGCTAAGCCATACCCTGCCGTTCACTGGGCCGGAGGATGACGAAACAGCGGGCTACCTACCTAATTAACGACCGCGACTTCCCCATCCCAGCCGTCGATGGCCGCCGTAAGTTCTTCGGGCGAGCAACCGAGCCACTGACGCTTGTTCTCGAATGAGCGGCGTAGATCGAACTTTACGCCCACCCGCATGGCTTCGACGCGTTCCTCTTCGGCGGCACCAACGACCTCGATGGGAAAGTACATGCGCGTTTCCCGATCAAGGTTCTCAATCTTCTCTTCGCCGTCCACCCTCCAGGTGATGGCGTAGCCGAACGAGCTTTGGTCGAGGGCTTTGACGTAGGCGGCTTGGATCTCAACAGGCATGAGCGGGCTCCTTTGATTCGGTCAATATATCCGAACGTGAAGTAGAGCTGCAACTCAAGCCAAGATTAAACCACAGTTAAAACACTGACGCGGGCGGGCTTTCTATGAAGGTCCGCCTTTCTGCGTTGGCGTTTCTTGGAAACTCCATGACATCCCAAATCGAACTCAAGTCGGGCACCGCTATGGCCCCCGCTGACCCGGTGCTGCGCGACTTTCGGAACTTCCTATTCCTGGTCTGGAAGCACCTCAATCTCCCCGAGCCGACAGACGTTCAATATGACCTAGCAGCCTATCTCCAGAAGGGACCAAAGCGTTCCGTCATCGAAGCCTTCCGAGGCGTGGGGAAATCCTGGGTCACCTCCGCATTCGTCTGCTGGCTCCTCCTCAATAACCCCCAGCTCAACATCATGGTTGTCTCCGCAGCCAAGGACCGAGCTGACGCCTTCTCGACGTTCACCAAGCGTCTCATCGCTGAGATGCCCATCCTGGAACACCTCAAGCCAGGGAAGGGGCAGCGCGATAGTAACATCGCCTTCGACGTGGGACCGGCTGGCGCTTCTCAGTCGCCTTCGGTCAAGTCCGTGGGCATCACCGGCCAGCTCACCGGCTCCCGTGCAGACGTGATCATCGCGGATGACGTGGAGAGCCTCAACAACGCCATGACCTCCACAATGCGAGACCTCCTATCTGAGCGCATCAAGGAGTTCGATGCCGTCTTGAAGCCAGGTGGTCGAGTGATCTACCTCGGCACTCCTCAGACGGAAATGTCGATCTACAATCGCCTCCCTGAGCGCGGCTATGAAATCCGCATCTGGCCAGCCCGCATCCCGGCCGACCCTGATAAATACCAGGGCCGACTAGCTCCGTTCGTGATGAGGATGATCCAGGACGGCAAGGGACCGGGCACCCCCGTGGACCCCAAGCGGTTCCACGACCTCGACCTCCTGGAGCGTGAGGCGTCCTATGGCCGCTCGGGCTTCGCCTTGCAGTTCATGCTTGATACCAGCCTGTCCGACCAGGACCGCTACCCGCTCAAGTTCCGTGACCTCATGGTGACCTCGCTCGACCCGAGGATGGCCCCAGTGAAGCTCATGTGGGCTTCGGACCCCGACAAGCGCCTGGACATCCCCATGGTGGGCCTCCAGGGCGATGCCTATCACCGTCCCATGTGGATGGCCCCGGAGATGGCCGAATACACCGGCTGCGTTATGGCCATCGACCCCTCTGGCCGAGGCAAGGACGAGACGGCCTACGCCATCGTCAAACACCTCAATGGCTGGCTCTACGTGGTCGCCAGTGGCGGTTTCAAGGACGGCTATGGCGAGGCTACCCTCAAGGGCTTGGCGCTTCTGGCGAAGCAGCACGGGGCGAACAAGATCATAGTCGAAGCCAACTTCGGTGACGGCATGTTCACCCAGCTCCTCAAGCCCGTGGTCTCCCGCATCCATGCCGTGGAGATCGAGGAGGTGAAGCATAACCAGCAGAAGGAGCGCCGCATCTGCGACACCCTGGAGCCGGTCATGAACCAGCACCGCCTCGTGTTCGACCAAGCCGTGATCGAGCATGACCACAAGGGCACCTCTGAGCCTATTAGGCAGCTCATGTATCAGATGAGCCGCATCACCCGCGACCGTGGCTCGCTGGCCAAGGATGACCGCCTGGACGTTCTAGCGATGGCGGTGGGGTACTGGGCGGAGAGCATGGCCCGAGACACTGACAAGGCCCATGAGGAACACCTGGAGAGCCTCCGGGACAAAGCCTATGAGGACTTCATCGAACTGGTTCACCGCAACACCAACAGCGGTTACGAGATCGATGAGCCGAGTTGGCTGAACTGACAACAAGTCACCTAGACTTGGTAGTCGCGAAATGGTGTATAGCCGCTTAGAAATCCGAGCGAGGTAGTCATGAGAACCCTGAGGACAGCCGCCTTCCTTTTGATAGCGATAGTATATCCGGCAACGGCACAGGATATGGATCAAGCTATGAAAAGCTGGGAGCAGTGCAAACTGAACACAGCGGCGCTATTCGCCCGAAGCTCATCGGATAGCGCGGACGTTGTTGCCTCAGGGGTGTTCGGTGCATGCGAACCTGCACAGTTCAACTACATAACGACTTTAATGAAGATTACAAAATCGTTCGATCCCGAGACGCCCAAGAGGATGATGAGGGATATGAAGGAGGAGGCGAGAGATCGCCTCATAGCTGAGATCATTTCGCAACGGGCGAGGAAGTGAGAGCTTCCTCCGCTCATCGATTACAGCCCACCATAGGAGGAGGAAACCTATCCCCTCCGGTTCATATAGTTATGTAGGGACATGATCATCTCCATACATTGCATCTAGTGGATTGATCGAGACAAAGGAGTCCGGTCTGGGATTCCTTTTCGGCATGCGGTGTGCGACGATACCGCATGCGTACAGGGATCATATTTGAAGTCTCGTCCGCCGACCGGGATCGGCTTGAGGCGATTATTTCCGCGGGAAGTTCGCCGCAGAAGCATGTCTGGCGGGCCAAGATTATTTTGATGAGCGGCGATGGCCTTGGAACGGTCGCGATCATGGACGCGACCGGCAAGTCCAAGACCTGCGTCTGGCGCTGGCAGGAGCGCTTCATGGCCGAAGGGGTGGATGGTCTTTTGCGCGACAAGAGCCGCCCGCCCGGCATAGCGCCACTCGATACCAAGTTGGTCGATCGAGTGGTCACGCTGACGCTTGAAACGCCGAAACAGGAGGCCACCCACTGGACCGTTCGTGCGATGGCAAAAGCCGTTGGGATCGCAGCGTCTTCGGTCGTCAAAATCTGGCACGAGCATGGTCTTGCGCCGCACCGCTGGCGCAGCTTCAAACTATCGAATGACAAGGCTTTCGCCGAGAAACTGCATGACGTCGTCGGGCTATACGTCTCGCCACCAGCCCATGCCATCGTCCTATCCGTCGATGAGAAGAGCCAGATCCAAGCGCTTGATCGGACACAGCCGGGCCTGCCCATCAAGAAAGGCCGCGGTGGCACGATGACCCATGACTATAAGCGCCATGGCACCACCACCCTGTTTGCTGCTCTTAACGTTCTCGATGGTTCGGTGATCGGCCGCAACATGCAGCGCCACCGGCATCAGGAGTTCATTCGATTCCTCAATGCTATCGAGGCTGAACTGCCGAAGGACAAGGCCGTTCATGTCATTCTCGACAACTATGCTGCCCACAAGCAACCGAAGGTCCGTGCCTGGTTATCACGGCATCCACGATGGACCTTCCACTTCGTCCCGACTTCTTGCTCATGGCTCAACGCTGTCGAGGGCTTCTTCGCGAAACTGACCCGACGACGGCTCAAGCACGGTGTCTTTCATTCCGTCGTCGACCTGCAGGCTGCCATCAAACGCTTCATCAAAGAACACAATCAGGAACCAAAGCCATTCGTCTGGAAAGCCGACCCCAATGAGATCATTGCGGCCGTCAAACGTGGGCACCAAGCGTTGGAATCAATCCACTAGGGAAGGGAGATCATAGGGATGGTGACCATCATCATCTGGTAGGTCTTAGTCATGTCTTCCCCCGATTATCATCCTTCCAACAAGCCCCTTAGCTCAGCTCCGCTAACGTTCTTTCGCATGCTGCTCGACGGATGGAAGAGCCTCGGGCCAAGAAACCTTTGGTTCTGGCTTGTCCCGCTCATGGTCATTTGCGGCGTAGCCGGTCTGTTCCGCGATCTCTGGCTCTAAGCCCGCGCAGTTTTTCCAGGTCGCCTTCTCTTTCTCGGGCTGACGCCCTCGCAAGAGAATGTAAAGCAACCATCAGACACAATCGAAGGAAGCTCGGTAGCCCTGGCTGCTCTTGAACTTGGCGCTACGGCCATACTGCTTGCAATGCCTCTCAGCGACCGGGAAGGCGTCCAGCTCGTTCCAGACATTCGAGATCATCACGCCTTCCTTATTGCCGACCACCCGTTGGCCTACAGGCGAGCCATAGACGTTCGCATTAGAAGGGTCGGTGGAACTCTGGCATCCAGCCAGGGCGACAAGGGCAAGCATGAGGGCGATCTTATGGCGCATGAGGTTCTCCTTAGGATGCGCCTTTTTTACCGAAAAAATCCGAGGCGGCAATCGATAGGAAGGCTCGGGCGCGTCCCCCCGTGCCCCTGGGGGCGCACAGAATAGCTCGGGCGAGCGTGATGCGCGGGCCTGCGCTGCCATGTCTTGCCACGCATTCTGCCACGGACCACCCGAAACCCCAGCGTTTGCAGGCATGCCCGAGAGACTAAGCATCCCATGACACCACCTCAGGCCATCCTCAGGGGTGCATGAGGCTATCCCGTGGCCGTCCGCTGGGGACCGGCGCGGCCTTATCCGTTCGTCTCCTTTTGTCGGGGCGTCTACTCGTTTTCGTCCACCTCAGGAACACCTCAGGCAACCCCAAGGCCGCACCTCAGGCCATCCTCAGGCCATCCTCAGGTATGCCACAAGCCGGTCACGCTGAAATTATTTGCGAGTCAAAACAGACGGTTATCCCGCAAACCACGGGAGACTGTCTGTTTTTTTGATATGCCCTATTGCACAACTACCCACTATCGCATAGTTATTCGTCACCGGACAACGACACCGGGGCGGCGGGGACTATCTCCACCGGGTTCTCTCTCAACTGAATAGCGCCAGTCCACCGTGCGCAAGGAATAACGGGGACATTGTACGGGCCTAAGGCTGGCCCGCTGATGAGGCCAAAGCAGGCCGAAACAATCCATAGGAGCAACGTCCGTGTTCAAGACAGAGTTTCAGCCGTTTGTGTGCGAAGGCGACCGTATCACCTGCACCGTTGATGGTATCGAGTTCACCGCTCGTTTAGAGCATGATTGGGATAGCAAGCCCACTGATTTCGAGTGCTACACGAAGCGTCAGGTTGAAGCATGGCGCGGCGATGAATGGCATTTCTTCGGGGTGGTGATCAGCGCGGAACTCGAAGGCATTGATCTAGGCGACTATCTCGCCAGCCTTTGGGGGATTGAGGGGAACTTCCCCAGCCGCCGCAAGAACCCCAACCGCTACTTCCGGACAGTCGCGAACGAGTTGCTTCCTGAGGCCTTCGCAGCGGCCCGCAATGAGCTAGAGCGCGTCCGGTCTGTGGTCGCAATTGCGGCCTGATCTAACCACCATTGCATAACTAGGCGAAACCGGGGGTATCCTCGGTCATCCATGGGTCGCGCCATGGGTCTGATGAGCTAGCGGAACAGGGAAGGCGGGTGGCCCCGCTGATCTAGCCGGAACGTCCCGACGATACAGGGGCAACTTGTGGGGAGATTGAACCATGACAGCATGGTCCTTCACCCTGAGCTGGAAAACGAAAAAGGCCACGGTGCGCATCACCGTGACCCTTTATCTAACCCTCTAGCGAAGGGGCCGGGGGGCCTTAGGGCTCCTCGGTTCCCACAAGATAGTCAAAGCCAAACCAGACCGCAAGTCGGTTGCCTATCTAGCGGAGAAACGAGAATGCGCCTCTATGTCGCTTGCCTAGCCAGCTATAACAACGGTGTCCTGCATGGGCGCTGGATTGATGCCTCTTCCGATGTTGACGAAATGCAGGAAGAGATTGCCGCGATGCTCCGGGAGAGCCGCTTCCCGAATGTCTCGGTCAAGTGCCCACATTGCGAGGGGACTGGAAAGGTCACGTTCCACAATTCGGAAACAGGGGCAATCAGGGAAGATACCTGCTTCGAATGTGCGGGAGCTGGAAAGGTCGCCAGCGCGGAAGAGTGGGCAATCCATGACAGTGAGGGCTTGCCGCGCTGCTTCGGGGAATATCCCGGTCTTGAGAAGATCGCCGCCTTTGTTGAGCTGGCCGAAGAGTTTGATCATCTCGACGCGGAAGATGTGGCCACCATCGTGGACCATTTCGGCGGTCTCGAATACGCGGAAACCGAAATGCGGGACCACTTCGCTGGGGTTTACGACAGCTTCCGGAGCTATGCCGATGAGATAGCGGACGAAGCCTTGGCCGGTCTCGACCCGGAGAGCATAGCAGTCCGCTACTTCGACTATGAAAGCTACGCCCGTGACCTGAAACACGACATGACCATCGTGGAAATCAGCACCGGCTTGGCTCTCTTTTGGCCGTAACCATCCACCCACGCAAACATATGCGAAACCGGAGGCTTGCTTCCGGTCGCCCTGGGGTCGCGCCCTGGGCCTGATGAGCAGCGACTAAGGAGCTATGCAATGGCCGCGCCGTGGAACTTCGTTTCTTCCTACCTCAACACCGCCTTGTGGTCTTCAACCGATGACGAGGGTGAGCCCTTGGATGCTCGCTTTGACATGAGCGACATCGACCCGGACACACGGGCACGTATGGAAGCCGACTGCCACGCATTCTATGACGCGAACGCATCGGCCATCAATTGCCTGGGCGCTCCAGAGGCGGGTGACGGGACAGGTTCCGATGGAATGGCCGGACACGATTTCTGGCTGACCCGATGCGGGCATGGTGCGGGCTTTTGGGATGGTGATTGGCCGGAGCCCTATGCAAACAAGTTGGACAGGGCGGCTCGTGCGTTCGGCAATGTGGACCTTTACGTTGGGGATGACGGAAGGGTTTACGCATGAGGTACGCCCCCACAATCGACCTCTGGACCCTTTCAGACGAACAACGGGCAAAGCTTCCGGTCGGTCAGTGGGTAACCGCTGGCCCTGGCCTGGATAGCCCCAGGGGCCGGTTCCTCGGGGCCGGTCGCCAAACCCAGGTCGTCGCATGGCTCACCAATGCTCGGGCCTCGCGGGACTATCGCGGCTACATGGCCTGCCTCAGGGATTACGCTCGGGGGCTCGCAAATGGCTCCTGAGACGCTGTTGCTCGTCCTTTATTTCGCCTGGGTGCCTGCCTCCCTGGTCGCGGCCCTCTGGTTCTCCCGAAACACCCGATAACACCGAAACCGGCCTCCCTGGGTCGGTCGTGGGGCTTGGCATGCCCCGCCTGATGATGGTTGCCAGAACGAAGAGGTGAAGCATGATACCGCTACACTGCGGACGGTTCCGGAAGTACAGGACGCGCCGCCGCAAGCGTTTTACGGTGGTCTATTTCTTGGACTGCTACACGGGAAGGCTGGTCGCAGTACAACAATAGATGGGCGATAATTCATCCATTGCCAACCAACTGAGCTAGTGTCATATCCACGCGCGGGAAAGTACCCGCACACGAAAATAGGTGGCTGATGATCGGCTTTGAAATGCGTTTACCAGGGGGCCATGAGGGCTTCCTAGAACTGCGGAAAGAATGGGTTGGCTTTGGTTGGAGTGGCGACCGGGATGATAGAGAAATTTACCTGGGCCTTGTTCAGGCGACGGTCTCTCGGTCCAGAGGTCACGCCGAAAAAGTAGGGAGAAAGCGGGCAATTGCTGCCGCATTCCTCCTCGGGTTGGCTATCCCCGTACATTACGGAATGGCGACCGAAAGGCTCACAGACTGGGTGGCCAAGCTAAATCCCAGCAACGAGTTGGTTTTGGAAAAACGCTGGCAGTCGAACTAAAGGGCTGGACAACATGGCTCCTCGGCTGGTCTATCCATGAGCGGATATGATTTCACCAGCGGTTCAACAGGAGAGAACCCATGCAGACCACGACCGAACGCAGTACGCGCGATGCAGCCTTTACGGTGTCTCGCGTCGTTCACATGCTCCGCACCCTAAGCCCCGACATGCCAATGCAACAGGCTGATGTCCTGCTGCATATTGCCTTGCACCCCGGCATCACGATGGCCGAGATAACAAAGAGGACCGGCTTGTCCCAGTCCTCCGTCTCCCGCAACGTGTCGGCAATGTCCAAGTTCCACCGACTGGGGAAGCCCGGTCTTGATCTAGTCGAAGCGGCTATCGACCCTCGGGAACCTCGACGCCGCCTCGTGTTCCTCACGCAGAACGGCAAGCTCTTCATCACGAAGCTGCTTCGCATGGTGGATGAGAATTTCTCCATCGACCGCGAGACAGACGCGCGTGTTGAAATCGAGCGGATGCACGAAGAAGCAAGGGCTAAGGAAGAGGAAAGCACCTCGACCCGAGGACGGGCGAAGAAGCCTGTTTAAGGGGGCTGGTGCCCGCAGCCGGACTTGAACCGGCAAGCCTATGGCGGCGGATTTTAAGTCCGCTGTGTTTACCAATTTCACCATGCGGGCGGCACCGGAACCGGTATGCCGTGCGCTTTCGCATGTCAACATAGGAGGCTATTGATGGCCGCTAAAAGAGGCTCCTCTTGGGAGGGGACAGTGAACCATAAGGGGCAGCGGTATCGCCGCAGCTTCACAACTGAGCAGCAGGCCGATGCCTGGGCGCTGGAGAGCAAAGCGAAGCTTATCCGGGGTGAGCCCATCGACATGGGTGAGAACGCCCAGGCGAAGCGTAAGGGCAACCTCCCGTACACCCTGGATGAACTGGTCCAGCACGTCTACGATACCCATTGGGCACCGATGCCTGGAGGCCAGAAGGCGCTTATCAACGCCCGTTCCATCATCGGCATCATCGGCGCGAACCTCCCGGTCCATAAGCTCGGCAAGGCAGACATTGACAAGGCCCGTGCCAAGCTCCTGACGGATGGCAATTCACCCGGTACTGTAAACCGCAAGGTCGCGGCCCTCTCGAAAGCCCTGAGCGAGGCCGAAGACCTGGGCTTGATCGATCACAAGCCGAAGCTCACCAGATATAAGGAAAGCGAACACCGCGTCCGCAGGTTCACCTCCGAGGAAGAGCGTCTGGCGCTGGCCTACTTCGACCGCATCGGGAACCAGGACATGGCCGATTATCTGGTCCTCTCCTTGGATACAGGGATGCGTCAAGGGGAAGTCCTTTCGCTGCACTTCGGTGACGCGCAGGAGGGCAGGGTGACTGTTTGGGGTGTCGGGGCCGGAACCCAGCGGACCAAGTCCGGCAAGAGCCGCACGGTTCCACTCACGCGCCGCGCTCAAGCGGTCCTCGACCGTCGCAAGGAGACGGCCAAGGGCAAAGAGGTGTTCCCCAGCCTCAACAAGAACCAAGTCTCGCACTACTGGGGCCGGATGGCGGAAGCTCTCGGCCTGGAGGCTGACAAGCAGTTCGTTCCTCATATCCTGCGGCATGAGTTCTGCTCGAAGCTCGCGGCCAATGGCGAGAACGCGGTGGTCATTCAGAAGCTCGCCGGTCACTCGACCCTGGCCGTCACCCAACGATACGTTCACCTCTTCGGAGGAGAGTTGGACGGCGCAATCGAGCGCCTGGAGAAGGCAGAGGGGAGCATCCGGGGAACCAGGGCTGACCTCATCATCACCGATGAGATCGATGCCCTGTCCAAGGCTCTCGCCTCGCTACCTGCGGCCGAACTCGATGCTCTTTTAGCGACCATCCGAAAATAATCTCCGTGGGTATCTTGTGGCAGATCATGTGGCCACACCCTCGGAGACGCGGAAAGTAAAGCCTTTTTTCGGCTGGAAATTCCCTTTTAAAACAAGTCCCTAAGGGCGCAGCAACTCCCCCCAAAGAGACTTAAAATCTCTCGGCCTTTGGTCATGCGGGTTCGATCCCCGCCGTCCGCACCAAACGTGACCCCCGCCTGCAACCGTTTTCCATGAAGACCGTTTGATATCCACTTCGATGAGGTGTGCTTTGGGCTTTACCTTTGCGATCGGCGATATTCATGGCTGTCTTGCGCAGTTGAAGGAACTGCTCGGGCGGGTGGAGGATCACGCGCCTTGCGGGCACGTGGTGTTCATCGGTGACTATATCGATCGCGGGCCGAGGAGCAGGGGCGTGCTCGACCTCGTCATGGCGGGCCCGCGCAAGGAAGGATGGCGGTGGACGGCGCTCAAGGGCAATCATGAGGACATGATGGTCCGCGCCCACCAGAACGGCGGGCACGACGAGATCCTCTGGATCGACAATGGCGGCCGCGAGACGATGGAATCCTTCGACGGTTACGTGCCGCCCGAGGTGCTGTCATGGTGCGCGCATCGTCCGCTGATCCATGTCGACGAGCATCGCATCTTCGTGCATGCGGGCGTCGATGAGACGCTGCCGCTCGACGGTCAGCGGGAGCGCGACCTGATCTGGAAGCGATTTGCGAGCGACGACGACGGCGAATTCTGGGGGCGGCATCTCTGCCACGGCCACACGCCGCTCCCCGGCAATCCACAGACGTTCGGGAACCGCACCAATATCGACAGCGGCTGCGTGTTCGGTGGCGAACTGACCTGCGCCGTCTTCGATGACGAGGAGCCGGGCGGGCCGGTCGAATTCCTGCGCGTGCCGGGTTAGTGCCGCCAGAAAACCGGCGTCAGCAGGACCAGCACGGTCAGGATTTCGAGACGCCCGAGCAGCATCATCAGTGACAGAAGATAGAGTGCGGGATCGCTGATCGTCGAGAAATTGCCGACGGGGCCGACAATCGGGCCGATGCCGGGACCGACATTCGACAGCGCGGTGATGACCGAGGACGTGGCGGTCAGGACGTCGTAGCCGAACAGCGCCATGCCGATGCTGCCGACCACCCAGAGGAAAATATAGAGGCTCACGAACAGGAAGACAGCACGCTGGGTCTCCGCATCCACCGTCAGGCTGCCGTAACGCACCGGATAGATCGCGTTCGGATAGATGAGCTTGTTGAGCCCGGCGCGGATGACGTTGACCATCACCACGAAACGATAGGCCTTGATGCCGCCGGCGGTCGAACCGGAGCAGCCGCCCATGAAGGTGGCGAAGAAGGCGACGAGCACCGCGAACGGTCCCCAGAGTGTGTAGTCGTCGCTTGCAAAGCCGCCGGTCGACAGGATCGAGGTGATGTTGAAGAACGAATGGATCAGCGCGTCATCGAGTTCGATGCCATTCCTCAGGTGATGGTAGACCGCAACGGCGATCGAGATGACGCAGAGATAACCTAGGAAAACCAGGATTTGCGGATCGCGCAGCGTATCCAGCCGCCCGCGCACGGCAAGCAGGATCAGCACCGAAAACGGCAGGCTGCAGATCGCTAGGAAGACGGTGCCGACGACCAGCAGCGCGTTGTTGTCGAAATAGGCAAACGACATGTCGTGCGTCGAGAAGCCGGCCGTGGCGATCGTCGACATCGCATGGTTCAGCGCATCGAAATGGTCCATGCCGGCAAGATCGTAGGCGACGGTGCAGGCAAGCGTCAGCAGCACGTAGACGATCAGGAAGGCACGGGTGAAGCTCGCAAGCCGGGCGAACGGTTTGTCGTTGGTCTCCGACGATTCGAGCTTGAAGATCGAGGCGCCGCCGACCTTCAGGAACGGGAGCACGAACAGGCCAAGACCGACGATGCCGATGCCGCCGAGCCAGGAGAGCAGCGAGCGCCAGAGCAGGATGCCGGGCGGCATGGTATCCAGCCCGACGATCACCGTCGAGCCGGTAGTGGTGATGCCGGAAATCGATTCGAACAGCGCCTGTGCAAAGGAGAGTTCGTGTTCGGCAAGAAAAAGCGGGATCGCGCCCACCACCGAAAACATCGCCCACAACACATTGACCAGCAGGAAGCCCAGCCGCTTGTTGAAGACCGGCGGGGGGCCATGGGTCGCGAGCGCCGCTGCCGCCCCAAGCCCGCCAACCATGAAGCCGGACATCGCGAAGACCTGCCAGTCACGGTGCCCGTAATAGAGATCCACCATGGCCGGCAGGAACATGGCCAGCGACAGGTAGAGCGCGCAGAGCGCCGTCATGTAGATGACCGACCGGAGAAGATTGGCGTTCAAAAAGGGTTGTCCCGAAGTTCGCGGCAACTGAAAGAAGCTTTGTCTCAGCCGTAAGCCTATGGCATAGCGGGACCATTCTCGAAATTCAATGGATGGCAGAGTTGACCAAGGCGGGTGTGACCAAGGCGGGCGTGACGAAAGCGGGCGTGGACGGAGCGAGAATTGCGATGCGGGAGATTTTCCCCGAGACGCCGCTGCAGATGAACGAGCACCTGAGCCGCCGCTACGGCGCCGAGATCTGGCTGAAACGCGAGGACCTGTCTCCGGTCCGCTCCTACAAGATCCGCGGTGCCTTCAATTTCCTGCGCAAGGCGATCGCGTCGGGCGCCAGGGGCAAGACCTTCGTCTGCGCCTCGGCTGGCAATCACGCGCAGGGTTTCGCCTTTGTCTGCCGCCATTTCGAAGTGCCGGGCGTGGTCTTCATGCCGGTGACGACGCCGCAGCAGAAGATCGACAAGACCCGCATGTTCGGCGGTCCGTTCATCACCATCCGGCTGATCGGCGATATTTTCGACCAGTGCTATGCGGCAGCCCGTGCCCATGTGGAAGAGATCGGCGGCGTCATGGTGCCGCCTTTCGACGCCGCCGACATCATCGAGGGCCAGGCGACGGTCGCGGCCGAACTGCTAGAACAACTGCCCGACGGCGTAACACCCGATCTGATCATCCTGCCGGTCGGCGGCGGGGGGCTTTCCTCCGGAACGACGGGCTATTTGAAGGACATCGTCAAGCGGGAAGACTTTCTCTTCACCGAGCCGGAGGGCGCGCCGAGCCTCAAGAAAAGCCTCGAAGCCGGCGAACCGATCACGCTCGCCAAGCTCGACAATTTCGTCGACGGTGCTGCGGTGGCGCGGATCGGCGACCTGAATTTCGAAGCGCTGAAGGGCTTTTCCGCGGATCAGGTCCTGCTGGTGCCGGAAAACGCCATCTGCGTGACGATCACCGAAATGCTCAACGTCGAAGGGGTCGTGCTGGAACCGGCCGGCGCCCTGTCGATCACCGCGCTCGAGATGCTCGGACGCGAAAAACTTGCCGGCAAGACGGTGGTCTGCGTCGTCTCAGGCGGCAATTTCGATTTCGAGCGCCTGCCCGACGTCAAGGAACGTGCCATGCGCTATTCCGGCGTCAAGAAATACTTCGTCCTGCGGCTCGCCCAGCGCCCTGGCGCGCTACGCGACTTCCTCAACCTGCTGGGGCCGGAAGACGACATCGCCCGGTTCGAATATCTGAAGAAATCGGCGCGCAATTTCGGCTCGATCCTGATCGGCATCGAAACGGCAAGGCCGGAAAATTTCGCTGGCCTGCTCGAACGCTTCGAAGCCGCCGGCATGGGCTATCA
This region includes:
- the terL gene encoding phage terminase large subunit; protein product: MTSQIELKSGTAMAPADPVLRDFRNFLFLVWKHLNLPEPTDVQYDLAAYLQKGPKRSVIEAFRGVGKSWVTSAFVCWLLLNNPQLNIMVVSAAKDRADAFSTFTKRLIAEMPILEHLKPGKGQRDSNIAFDVGPAGASQSPSVKSVGITGQLTGSRADVIIADDVESLNNAMTSTMRDLLSERIKEFDAVLKPGGRVIYLGTPQTEMSIYNRLPERGYEIRIWPARIPADPDKYQGRLAPFVMRMIQDGKGPGTPVDPKRFHDLDLLEREASYGRSGFALQFMLDTSLSDQDRYPLKFRDLMVTSLDPRMAPVKLMWASDPDKRLDIPMVGLQGDAYHRPMWMAPEMAEYTGCVMAIDPSGRGKDETAYAIVKHLNGWLYVVASGGFKDGYGEATLKGLALLAKQHGANKIIVEANFGDGMFTQLLKPVVSRIHAVEIEEVKHNQQKERRICDTLEPVMNQHRLVFDQAVIEHDHKGTSEPIRQLMYQMSRITRDRGSLAKDDRLDVLAMAVGYWAESMARDTDKAHEEHLESLRDKAYEDFIELVHRNTNSGYEIDEPSWLN
- a CDS encoding IS630 family transposase; the encoded protein is MRTGIIFEVSSADRDRLEAIISAGSSPQKHVWRAKIILMSGDGLGTVAIMDATGKSKTCVWRWQERFMAEGVDGLLRDKSRPPGIAPLDTKLVDRVVTLTLETPKQEATHWTVRAMAKAVGIAASSVVKIWHEHGLAPHRWRSFKLSNDKAFAEKLHDVVGLYVSPPAHAIVLSVDEKSQIQALDRTQPGLPIKKGRGGTMTHDYKRHGTTTLFAALNVLDGSVIGRNMQRHRHQEFIRFLNAIEAELPKDKAVHVILDNYAAHKQPKVRAWLSRHPRWTFHFVPTSCSWLNAVEGFFAKLTRRRLKHGVFHSVVDLQAAIKRFIKEHNQEPKPFVWKADPNEIIAAVKRGHQALESIH
- a CDS encoding antirestriction protein ArdA, with product MRLYVACLASYNNGVLHGRWIDASSDVDEMQEEIAAMLRESRFPNVSVKCPHCEGTGKVTFHNSETGAIREDTCFECAGAGKVASAEEWAIHDSEGLPRCFGEYPGLEKIAAFVELAEEFDHLDAEDVATIVDHFGGLEYAETEMRDHFAGVYDSFRSYADEIADEALAGLDPESIAVRYFDYESYARDLKHDMTIVEISTGLALFWP
- a CDS encoding MarR family winged helix-turn-helix transcriptional regulator, whose product is MQTTTERSTRDAAFTVSRVVHMLRTLSPDMPMQQADVLLHIALHPGITMAEITKRTGLSQSSVSRNVSAMSKFHRLGKPGLDLVEAAIDPREPRRRLVFLTQNGKLFITKLLRMVDENFSIDRETDARVEIERMHEEARAKEEESTSTRGRAKKPV
- a CDS encoding tyrosine-type recombinase/integrase, with protein sequence MNHKGQRYRRSFTTEQQADAWALESKAKLIRGEPIDMGENAQAKRKGNLPYTLDELVQHVYDTHWAPMPGGQKALINARSIIGIIGANLPVHKLGKADIDKARAKLLTDGNSPGTVNRKVAALSKALSEAEDLGLIDHKPKLTRYKESEHRVRRFTSEEERLALAYFDRIGNQDMADYLVLSLDTGMRQGEVLSLHFGDAQEGRVTVWGVGAGTQRTKSGKSRTVPLTRRAQAVLDRRKETAKGKEVFPSLNKNQVSHYWGRMAEALGLEADKQFVPHILRHEFCSKLAANGENAVVIQKLAGHSTLAVTQRYVHLFGGELDGAIERLEKAEGSIRGTRADLIITDEIDALSKALASLPAAELDALLATIRK
- a CDS encoding metallophosphoesterase family protein, whose translation is MGFTFAIGDIHGCLAQLKELLGRVEDHAPCGHVVFIGDYIDRGPRSRGVLDLVMAGPRKEGWRWTALKGNHEDMMVRAHQNGGHDEILWIDNGGRETMESFDGYVPPEVLSWCAHRPLIHVDEHRIFVHAGVDETLPLDGQRERDLIWKRFASDDDGEFWGRHLCHGHTPLPGNPQTFGNRTNIDSGCVFGGELTCAVFDDEEPGGPVEFLRVPG